The DNA segment CGAAACGACGGCCCTCGACTCAGTCGGCGGCCGACAGTTCGACCGATTCGAGCGCCTGCTGAATCCGCTCGGAGGCCTTCTCCAGTTGTTCGGCGCTGTTCGCGTACGACACCCGCAGGCAGTCGCGGGCGTTCGACCCGAAGTCCGGACCGGGGGTCATCGCCACGCCCGCCTCCTCCAGGAAGAAGTCGGCGGCGTCGAAGGCGTCTCCGGGCAGTTCGCTCACGTCGATGAGCAGGTAGTACGCGCCGCCGGGCGTGTAGCCCATGCTCATCCCCCAGTCCTCGACCGCGTCGACCAGGTAGTCCCGGCGCTCGCGGTACGTGTCGCGCACGTCGTCCAGCGTGTCCGTGGCTTCCTCCAGGGCGGCCACGCCGCCGGACTGGACGAAGTTCGGCGCGCAGATGAGCGTGTTCTGGGCGATGCGGTTGACGTACTCGGCGTACTCCGGCGGCGTGACCATCCAGCCGAGTCGCCATCCGGTCATGGCGAACCGCTTGGAGAAGCCGTCGAGCACGAACGCGTCGTCGGTGTACTCCAGCACGGAGTGGTCCTCGCCCTCGTAGGTCAGGCCGTGGTAGACCTCGTCGGAGACGACCGTCGCGTCGGCGGCGTCGGCCAGGTCGACGAGTCGTTCGAGCGTCTTGCCGTCGTACACCGCGCCGGTCGGGTTCGACGGCGAGTTGAGCAGCAGTGCCTCGGTGTCGGCGTCGACGGTCCGGGCGAAGGCGTCGACGCTCGGCCGGAACCCCTCGTCGGCCGACAGCGACACGGTGGAAACGGTGCCGTCGGCCTGCCGGACGAAGTTCGGGTAACAGGCGTAGTAGGGGTCGGTCAGCACCACCTCGTCGCCGGGGTCGACCAGCACGCTGAACGCGAGCCAGAGCGCGGGCGACGAACCGGAGGTCACGATGATGCGCTCGGGCGGCACGTCGACGCCGTACTGGCGGTCGTAGTACGCCGAGATGGCGTCCCGGAGTTCGGGCTTGCCCTTCGAGGAGGTGTAGCTCGTCTCGCCTGCTCGGAGCGCCGCGATTGCCGCCTCAGTGACCGCTGTCGGCGTCTCGAAGTCGGGTTCGCCCACTTCGAGGTGTACCACGTCGTCCATGCGGTTGGCCCGTTCGAGCACGTCCATCGCGGTGAACGGGGTCGTCCTGGTCGCGCGCTCCGAAACCATGTACGAATGCACGTGGGGACGGGGATATAAACGTTCGATGTGACAGTCAGTATTTGCCGTCGAAACGTGGCACCCGGTCGGGGTGTTCTGGTGGCTGGACGACAGATTAGTTAGCACGAAACCATAACTAACGTACGTTATCTTCCTCTCACCTCGCGGCGTCGATGCTAATCTTACGTGCCAGATGTTGACACTGGCCGTGGGCATTAACAACGATGACCTCGTATCCGGTTGCGGGTTGGGGAATCCATGCAAGAGACACGCAGAAGCTTTTTGAAAGCGACAGGAGCAGCGGGTGTGGCCGGCGTCGCGGGTAGCGCGTCCGCGCTGGCACAGAACAAGTCCATCACGTTCTACAACGCCGGGAGCCTACAGTACGACCCCGGGACAGAGAAGAACATCCAGCGGTTCGAAGATCAGACCGGTATCACGGTCAACGTCAACGAGGTGCCGTGGTCGAACCTCAAGACGACGCTCATCACCCAGTGGCGCAACCAGGGGAGCAAGGTCGACGCGTTCAACGGCCCGACCTGGTGGCTCGCCGACTTCGTTGCGGCCGACTGGATCGTGCCGCTCGACCTGCCGAAGAACCACGTTTCGAAGTATCCGCAGAACCTGCAGGAACTCATCCAGTTCGACGGGAAGGCGTACATGGCCCCGCAACTGGGCAAGTGGGGAACCTTCCTGTACGACAGGCAGGCGCTCCAGCAGAACAACATCCAGCAACCGCCGCAGAACTGGGACGAGATCATCCAGAAGGGCAAGAAGCTGAGCACAGGCAACCAGTCTGGGTTCGCGTTCACGTGGGCGAACAAGGACGTGTTCACGTTCAAGCAGTTCCTCTATCAGGCCGGCGGCCAGCTGTTCAACGAGCAGAACGAACCGACGTTCGTCAACAAGGGCGTCGACGTGTTCAACAACCTGCTGTTGCCGCTCCGCAAGCAGAACGTCGTCCCCGACGGCATCTCGACGATGGGCGAGGGGCCGGTCGGCGACGCCTTCATCGGCGGGAGCGTGGCGACCGTCGAATCGTGGACGCCGCTGGCGAGCCGCGCGTGGGAGTCGAAGGACTGGAGTCAGCAGCGCCTCGGCGTCGCCAAGCCGCCGAAGGGACCCCAGAGCCGCGCGACGTTCCAGGACACCAACGGCATCGGGGTTTCGAAGTTCTCGAAGAACCAGCAGGCCGCCAAGCGGTTCGCCCAGTTCATGTCGACCACTCAGTCGCTGAAGACCGACATGCTCACCGAGGGCAACCCCGCGCCGGTGCCGGACGTCTACGAGATGTCCGAGGTCAAAAACCAGTTCCCGCAGAAGTGGCTTGACGTCCAGAAGTACAACCTGCAACACGCCAAGAGCGAAACCTACCGGGCCCAGCCGCAGGTCGACAACTACCTCTCGAACCAGATTACGCCGGCGCTCCTGGGCAAGAAGCCGCCGAAGCAGGCGCTCCAGACCGCCGCGCAGAACATCCGCCAGCTCTACAAGAACCTCGGCATCCTCTAAACTGAGCGTCCATGTCCACCTCGACGGATTCGTTGCGCCGAACGCTCGACCGGCTGTTCGTCCCGCTGACGGTCGGGCCGACGCTGCTGTGGATAGCCGGCATCATCGTCTACCCGACGGCTCAGCTGTTCTGGTCCAGCCTGTTCTGGACCAACCCCATCACGGGCGCCAGGGAGTTCGTCGGCCTCCGGAACTTCAAGGACCTGCTGGTGGGCGACGCCGGGGGCTGGCTCGGCGTGGTGAATCCGACGTTCGTGAACTTCACGTGGAACACCATCGTCTACGTCGGGTTCAGCGTCACCATCTCGTTCCTGCTCGGCCTCGGCGTCGCGCTCCTGCTGAACAAGGACCTCGCGGGTCGGGGGTGGCTCAGAACCGCGGTGATCGTGCCGTGGATTCTGCCGTACGTGATGAGCGGGCTGATGTGGCGCTGGATGTTCCAGGCCCAGTACGGTGCGATAAACGGCGTGCTCGCCCAGTCGGGGCTGATAGAGAGCAAGATCGCGTTCCTCTCGGACGGGACGCTCGCGATGATGGCGCTCATCATCGCCGACGTGTGGGTGTTCACGCCGTTCATCATCATCATCCTGCTGGCGGGCCTGCAGAACGTGCCCGAGCAGTTGTACGACGCCGCCGAGGTCGACGGTGCGAGCCGATGGTCGCGGTTCCGGAACGTCACGTACCCGTTCCTGAAACCGTCGATTCTGGTCGCGCTGACCATCCGCATCATCTTCGATATCCGCGCGCTCGACCTCGTCTGGGTCATGACCCAGGGCGGACCGGGTAAAGCGACCGAGGTGTGGGCCTCCTGGCTGTATCGAACCGCGATGGTGTTCGGCCGACCCGGCGAGGGCGCCGCGCTCGGCGTGGTGCTGCTGGCGGTGACGTTCGCCATCGTCGCGGTGCTGTACAAGGTATTCGGCGAAACCCCCTACGCAACATGAGCACCGAAACGTCCTACTTCGACCGAATCGTCGACGGGTTCGGCCTCGACACCGACAACGAGTGGCCGAGCGTGGTCCGCGAGCGCCTGGTGGCCTACGGCTTGCTGGGGGTGTACGTGTTCGTGGTGTGGTTCCCGATCTACTACATCCTCATCACGAGCATCCAGCCGGCGTCGGAGGTGCTCTCGCTCCCGATCAACTTCATCCCGCAGCAGATCACGGCGAGCAACTACGTCGACATCTTCGCCAACCGGCCGTTCGAACTGTACACGTTCAACAGCCTGGTGGTCGCGAGCGTCACGACGCTCATCTGCGTCACCCTCGGGACCGTGACCGGCTACACGTTCTCCCGCCACGACTTCCTGGGGAACAAGGCGCTGTTGCTCTCGATCGTCGGCGCGCGGATGATTCCGCCCATCGCGCTCATCGTGCCGTTCTTCTCGATCATGAGCAACCCGCCGCTCATCGGCTGGCTGACCGGGAGTCTGTACGACACGAAGATCGCACTGATCCTGACGTACACGTTCTTCAACCTCCCGTTCGCGGTGTGGATAATGAAGAACTACTTCGACGGCGTGCCCGAGAGCCTCGACGAGCAGGCCCAGGTCGACGGCTGTTCGCAGTGGGAGGGGTTCGTGAAGGTCATCCTCCCGGTCGCCAAGCCCGGCATTGCCGCCACCGCCATCCTGGCGTTCATCTTCTCGTGGAACGAGTTCGTGTTCGCGCTCGTGCTCACGTCCTCCGAGCAGGCCCAGACGTTACCGATCGCGGTGTCGCTGTTCGTGGCCGACGACTTCGTCGACTGGGCCCACCTGGCGGCCGGCGGGATGATCGCGGCGCTGCCGGGCATCCTGTTCGGCCTGTTCTTCCAGCGCTACATCGTCAGCGGACTCACTCAAGGAGCTGTCAAGGAATGACGAACGAAACGATTCACCGCCGACGGAGGTACGGGCGATGGCGCAAGTAAGGCTCGACGATCTGGTCAAGGAGTTCGAGGACGTGGTCGCGGTCGACCACGTCTCGCTCGACATCCCCGACGAGAGCTTCACGGTGCTGGTCGGACCGTCGGGCTGTGGCAAGACCACCACCCTGCGACTGGTGGCGGGGCTCGAACGCGCGACCGACGGCACCATCTCGATCGGCGACGAGGTGGTCAACGACCGGCGGGCGTACGAGCGCAACATCGCGATGGTGTTCCAGAACTATGCACTGTACCCCCACAAGACGGTCGAGGAGAACATGCGCTTCGGCCTCGAACAGCAAGGCACCGACGAGGACGTCATCGAGGAGCGGGTGGCCGACGCGGCCGAACTCCTCCAGATAGAGGAGTTGCTCGACCGGCGACCCTCGGAACTCTCGGGCGGTCAACAACAGCGGGTCGCGCTCGGCCGCGCCATCGTCCGGGACCCCGACGTGTTCCTGATGGACGAACCGCTGAGCAATCTGGACGCCAAACTTCGTGTCCAGATGCGCGCCGAACTCAACAAACTCCACGACGAACTCGACACTACGACGGTGTACGTCACGCACGACCAGATCGAGGCGATGACGCTGGCCGACCAGATCGCGGTGATGGACGCCGGGGAGATACAGCAGGTCGGCCCGCCCACGTTCGTCTACGCGAATCCCCGGAACATGTTCGTCGCCGACTTCCTCGGCAGTCCCTCGATGAACTTCCTCGAAGGCAAGTTGCGGCGAGGCGAATCCGGCCTCGTCATCGACTACGGCACCTTCGAACACGACGTCCCGGAGGCCCACCGCTCGGCGGTCGAGGGTCACATCGGCGAGTCGCTCACCCTCGGCGTCCGGCCCGAGAACGTCTCGGTCGCACGGACGGGGTATCCCGCGACCGTCGAGGTGGTCGAACCCCAGGGCGAGAAGACCGTCCTCGAACTCACGCTGGGCGAGGACCGCTCGCTGAACGCCTCGGTCGAACCTGACGTGGACGTGAGCGTCGGCGAGGAGATCGGCGTGGAGTTCGACCGGTCGAAGCTCCACTACTTCGACCCGGACACCGGCGAGTCGCTGACGTTCTCCGAACGGGCGGTCGACACGACCGACGCGACCGACCCGATGGCGACCGAGCGATGAGGACGAGCGCGTTCGTCCGGCGACTCCGAACCGGCGC comes from the Halorussus vallis genome and includes:
- a CDS encoding carbohydrate ABC transporter permease, producing MSTSTDSLRRTLDRLFVPLTVGPTLLWIAGIIVYPTAQLFWSSLFWTNPITGAREFVGLRNFKDLLVGDAGGWLGVVNPTFVNFTWNTIVYVGFSVTISFLLGLGVALLLNKDLAGRGWLRTAVIVPWILPYVMSGLMWRWMFQAQYGAINGVLAQSGLIESKIAFLSDGTLAMMALIIADVWVFTPFIIIILLAGLQNVPEQLYDAAEVDGASRWSRFRNVTYPFLKPSILVALTIRIIFDIRALDLVWVMTQGGPGKATEVWASWLYRTAMVFGRPGEGAALGVVLLAVTFAIVAVLYKVFGETPYAT
- a CDS encoding carbohydrate ABC transporter permease; this encodes MSTETSYFDRIVDGFGLDTDNEWPSVVRERLVAYGLLGVYVFVVWFPIYYILITSIQPASEVLSLPINFIPQQITASNYVDIFANRPFELYTFNSLVVASVTTLICVTLGTVTGYTFSRHDFLGNKALLLSIVGARMIPPIALIVPFFSIMSNPPLIGWLTGSLYDTKIALILTYTFFNLPFAVWIMKNYFDGVPESLDEQAQVDGCSQWEGFVKVILPVAKPGIAATAILAFIFSWNEFVFALVLTSSEQAQTLPIAVSLFVADDFVDWAHLAAGGMIAALPGILFGLFFQRYIVSGLTQGAVKE
- a CDS encoding ABC transporter ATP-binding protein, which gives rise to MAQVRLDDLVKEFEDVVAVDHVSLDIPDESFTVLVGPSGCGKTTTLRLVAGLERATDGTISIGDEVVNDRRAYERNIAMVFQNYALYPHKTVEENMRFGLEQQGTDEDVIEERVADAAELLQIEELLDRRPSELSGGQQQRVALGRAIVRDPDVFLMDEPLSNLDAKLRVQMRAELNKLHDELDTTTVYVTHDQIEAMTLADQIAVMDAGEIQQVGPPTFVYANPRNMFVADFLGSPSMNFLEGKLRRGESGLVIDYGTFEHDVPEAHRSAVEGHIGESLTLGVRPENVSVARTGYPATVEVVEPQGEKTVLELTLGEDRSLNASVEPDVDVSVGEEIGVEFDRSKLHYFDPDTGESLTFSERAVDTTDATDPMATER
- a CDS encoding extracellular solute-binding protein translates to MQETRRSFLKATGAAGVAGVAGSASALAQNKSITFYNAGSLQYDPGTEKNIQRFEDQTGITVNVNEVPWSNLKTTLITQWRNQGSKVDAFNGPTWWLADFVAADWIVPLDLPKNHVSKYPQNLQELIQFDGKAYMAPQLGKWGTFLYDRQALQQNNIQQPPQNWDEIIQKGKKLSTGNQSGFAFTWANKDVFTFKQFLYQAGGQLFNEQNEPTFVNKGVDVFNNLLLPLRKQNVVPDGISTMGEGPVGDAFIGGSVATVESWTPLASRAWESKDWSQQRLGVAKPPKGPQSRATFQDTNGIGVSKFSKNQQAAKRFAQFMSTTQSLKTDMLTEGNPAPVPDVYEMSEVKNQFPQKWLDVQKYNLQHAKSETYRAQPQVDNYLSNQITPALLGKKPPKQALQTAAQNIRQLYKNLGIL
- a CDS encoding pyridoxal phosphate-dependent aminotransferase codes for the protein MVSERATRTTPFTAMDVLERANRMDDVVHLEVGEPDFETPTAVTEAAIAALRAGETSYTSSKGKPELRDAISAYYDRQYGVDVPPERIIVTSGSSPALWLAFSVLVDPGDEVVLTDPYYACYPNFVRQADGTVSTVSLSADEGFRPSVDAFARTVDADTEALLLNSPSNPTGAVYDGKTLERLVDLADAADATVVSDEVYHGLTYEGEDHSVLEYTDDAFVLDGFSKRFAMTGWRLGWMVTPPEYAEYVNRIAQNTLICAPNFVQSGGVAALEEATDTLDDVRDTYRERRDYLVDAVEDWGMSMGYTPGGAYYLLIDVSELPGDAFDAADFFLEEAGVAMTPGPDFGSNARDCLRVSYANSAEQLEKASERIQQALESVELSAAD